In one Nicotiana sylvestris chromosome 8, ASM39365v2, whole genome shotgun sequence genomic region, the following are encoded:
- the LOC138874802 gene encoding uncharacterized protein: MLKECVIDFGGQWDQLLPLAEFAYNNNYQSSIEMATFEALYGCQCRSPIGWFEHGKTKLYGTDLVQVALEKVKLIQERLRTAQSKQKSYANQKARDVSFMVGEKVILKVSPMKGVMRFGKKGKLSPRYIRPFEMLRRVGEVAYELALPP; the protein is encoded by the coding sequence atgcttaaAGAATgcgtgattgactttggagggcagtgggatcagcTCTTAcctttggcagagtttgcttacaacaacaactatcagtccagcattgagaTGGCTACATTTGAGGCCTTATACGGTTGTcagtgtcgttctcctatcgggtggtttgagcatGGTAAGactaagttatatggtacagatttggtacaggttgccttggaaaaggtaaagttgatccaggagaggcttcgcacagctcagtccaaaCAGAAGAGCTACGCTAATCAAAAGGCGCGagatgtatcatttatggttggcgagaaggtcatcttaaaagtctcgccaatgaagggtgttatgaggttcgggaagaagggcaagctgagcccaaggtaTATTCGCCCATTTGAGatgttgagacgagttggggaggttgcttacgagcttgctttacccccctAG